The nucleotide sequence TGGGAAAGAACCAGGAGGACCTTCTATTGTTATTTGAACCGGTTCTAAACATCTCTGAGTGTCTTCACTATCCATAGACATTGATCTGTCCAACATTTCAAAGCCGTAAGAGGATGAACCCAAATCGGCACTAGTTCGGTCACAACTTGCCGCTATTGAAGTATCTAGTAATTTCTTCTCTTGATCTGTGAAGCTTCTGCTCGGTGGTACTCTTCGGTGTTGCGTTTTCCAACAGACACACGCTGCAATAAAGCCTAATCCTGTCAAAGCTAACAAAGATCCAGCTATCATAATAAACGAGGAATAGTCTGGAGGTACACGAGCTGTAGCTGTCCGTGCTTTAGGTAAAAATAACGTTAAATATGCCGAAGACTCACCTACACGACTTTTGGCACTACATTTCCACTCACCGGATAATTCACTAGTCACGTTTGATATGGTCACGTTAATCCACTGAGcacttttgtttatataatcGTCTCTATATTCATCAAAATGGTCCAATTGATAcctataaataagaatatcaCTGTGTCTGCTGGTACTGTTATGAATTTCAATATGATGAAAGGACCAGTTCACAATCGGTTTTGGATCACCTCTAACAAAACAACCGAACGAAATGTCTGCACCAGCTTCCGTTCTTATAACTGTTGGACTCGTATATGCTGACGGTGGACAAACCATGTCATTTCCCTTCAGACTTCTCCATGAAATCTGCGCTTTGTTTTCGGGACCTTCGCAATATACTTCTTCATTCCCAAGGTTGCTATTTAAAAACCATTCGTGGAACTCTCTTAGCCTACAATCACAGTACCATGGATTGTCTGAAAGTGTTAAAGTCTTTAGAAGTGGTAAATTAAAAGTGTTTCGATGGAGATACGAAATTGAATTCTGCCGGACATGTATAGTTTCCAATGCCTGTAAATGTACGAAGGCAAATGGGTGAATAGTCTGGAGTTTACATCTAACTAATTCTAGTTTCTTCAAATGTTGAAGTGGGGGGAATTGCTCAGCTACTAATGTCATCAAAGGGTTATCATTCAAGACTAGTAGCCTGAGACGGTCGTTGCCTCTGAAAGTGTCAGGGGAAAGTTGAAACAGTTCGTTTTGGGATAGGTCCAACTCGACAAGTATCCGAAGTTCCCTGAATGCGTCCGGATGCAGCGAGCGGAGGTTGCTCGAACTCAAATTCAGCCGTTGCAAGTGCAATAATTCTATGCTCGCAAAGGCGTCTTGTCCTAAACTCTTTAACTGATTTCCGTGCAAGTCTAGAACTTGGATCTCGGTCGCCAAATGAGGAAGTTGTTTCAGTCCCGCCGAGACGCACGAAGCCGTTTTCTTGCCAGACGACCATTTGCAATTGCACTCCGCTATATTCGCGCAGTTAAGCCAATCGCTTCCAGTGTAATTTATGAAGAGTATCATAAGCCAGCACCCATTGCGGAGTGCTCGCATGCCCATTTCATATCTTGATTTTCTCGTGCGAATACCTGTAACAAAGCAATTTTATCGATCAGTATGGATGTAAATGTTTTAGAAGAGCAATTAATGCGAGTTACATAAGTTAGTTTGTATCTATGTTGCCTATCTCCGTACGTGTTTAATGAAGATCAGGCACGAGATATGGAGTTGTTTAATTACAAAGGGTGTGTAAGGTTGTCTTGACTGAGACAGTATTTGTATTAACGTCTTCAAACTCGCTAGCGGTTTGTGGTAGGAAGTGGATCTTTACGATCTTCAGTTTAATGTGTTCGAGACAAGgggaaattaatattgttaaagtTATAATCTGTGAACGGTTACGTATACAATGTATTAGAGTTagtatagttaaaaaaatgttattaaggGTAACATAGTGTTTATTAGAAAGTGTTGTAAGTATAACTTCATTCCAGTTAACTCCTAATTGAAACTGGAATGATCAAGGAAAGTTTTACCACACTACGGACACATGATATATGGCAGTAATTTCCACGCACACATACTCACAATAATACGAATGCGACTACatacggtgccgtgtggttcccggcacaaatacaaaaaatccactctatctcttttccaAGGATAAAAGGCgttcgcaaaaggcgactaaggtatatgcttataaacttggaaaactttttttaggcgatgtgctagcaagctgtcactttGCAGCAACAAGAATtcaatctcatttctatcattaagccaaacagctaaacgtggcctatcagtctttttaagcctgtctctgtctaccccgcaagggatacaggcGTATGTATCTAAATAAACGTTAAGGCTTCTATTATGATTATATGGTCAGCCAATCAGTATTTCCCAAATATTATTGgtcctaaaataatttttcgattaatgaataattttaatactgaATGAGTTATGGCAAATTTGGTGCCTCGTGGAATTTAGATGAACAAAGCACAAAGAGAGTGTTTTTATGATCACAATGTGAAAATCCTCGTGGGAATACGTGGGAAATAGCTTATTTTTACCATTTTCAGTACAAATTTGAGTGAAGCAAGTGACCACTCCATGTGTTAGCACTTCATTTTCTGTGTTGAA is from Amyelois transitella isolate CPQ chromosome 21, ilAmyTran1.1, whole genome shotgun sequence and encodes:
- the LOC106134841 gene encoding leucine-rich repeat-containing protein 24-like isoform X1: MSSDKHCCVPGCKGSGGIRTRKSRYEMGMRALRNGCWLMILFINYTGSDWLNCANIAECNCKWSSGKKTASCVSAGLKQLPHLATEIQVLDLHGNQLKSLGQDAFASIELLHLQRLNLSSSNLRSLHPDAFRELRILVELDLSQNELFQLSPDTFRGNDRLRLLVLNDNPLMTLVAEQFPPLQHLKKLELVRCKLQTIHPFAFVHLQALETIHVRQNSISYLHRNTFNLPLLKTLTLSDNPWYCDCRLREFHEWFLNSNLGNEEVYCEGPENKAQISWRSLKGNDMVCPPSAYTSPTVIRTEAGADISFGCFVRGDPKPIVNWSFHHIEIHNSTSRHSDILIYRYQLDHFDEYRDDYINKSAQWINVTISNVTSELSGEWKCSAKSRVGESSAYLTLFLPKARTATARVPPDYSSFIMIAGSLLALTGLGFIAACVCWKTQHRRVPPSRSFTDQEKKLLDTSIAASCDRTSADLGSSSYGFEMLDRSMSMDSEDTQRCLEPVQITIEGPPGSFPPPPAEFALPAPYGNIFISVQVSGHNNEYPDLLGGGATLPRRSRTCFLKSAYDNMGPRITAAGSSTWSLPGANVDNKKDETDTNLTMPLSTFSTEFTAL
- the LOC106134841 gene encoding leucine-rich repeat-containing protein 24-like isoform X2; amino-acid sequence: MGMRALRNGCWLMILFINYTGSDWLNCANIAECNCKWSSGKKTASCVSAGLKQLPHLATEIQVLDLHGNQLKSLGQDAFASIELLHLQRLNLSSSNLRSLHPDAFRELRILVELDLSQNELFQLSPDTFRGNDRLRLLVLNDNPLMTLVAEQFPPLQHLKKLELVRCKLQTIHPFAFVHLQALETIHVRQNSISYLHRNTFNLPLLKTLTLSDNPWYCDCRLREFHEWFLNSNLGNEEVYCEGPENKAQISWRSLKGNDMVCPPSAYTSPTVIRTEAGADISFGCFVRGDPKPIVNWSFHHIEIHNSTSRHSDILIYRYQLDHFDEYRDDYINKSAQWINVTISNVTSELSGEWKCSAKSRVGESSAYLTLFLPKARTATARVPPDYSSFIMIAGSLLALTGLGFIAACVCWKTQHRRVPPSRSFTDQEKKLLDTSIAASCDRTSADLGSSSYGFEMLDRSMSMDSEDTQRCLEPVQITIEGPPGSFPPPPAEFALPAPYGNIFISVQVSGHNNEYPDLLGGGATLPRRSRTCFLKSAYDNMGPRITAAGSSTWSLPGANVDNKKDETDTNLTMPLSTFSTEFTAL